A genomic segment from Coturnix japonica isolate 7356 chromosome 26, Coturnix japonica 2.1, whole genome shotgun sequence encodes:
- the TAF8 gene encoding transcription initiation factor TFIID subunit 8 — translation MEPPLPELIVPSLLSHRRPIVVVPLSLSHHHPVVVPSRSHRGAVGDVGAAYSPHSATRASPHGPTAPHMRTALYGSKMADTAPGGSGTRSGSKHTTTPADNYYLARRRTLQVVVSSLLTEAGFESAEKAAVETLTEMLQSYISEIGRSAKSYCEHTARTQPTLSDIVVTLVEMGFNVETLPAYAKRSQRMVITAPPVTNQPVTPKALTAGQNKPHPSHIPGYFPEFPDPHTYIKTPTYREPVSDYQVLREKAASQRRDVERALTRFMAKTGETQSLFKDDVSTFPLIAARPFTVPYLTALLPSELEMQQMEETDSSEQDDQTDTENLPLHMSTDDSGPEKENSSVLQQNTSLSGSRNGEENMIDNPYLRPVKKPKIRRKK, via the exons ATGGAGCCGCCGTTACCGGAGCTCATCGTCCCATCGTTGTTGTCCCATCGCCGTCCCATCGTTGTTGTCCCATTATCGTTGTCCCATCACCATCCCGTCGTTGTCCCGTCCCGGTCGCACCGCGGGGCTGTGGGGGATGTTGGAGCCGCCTACAGCCCCCACAGTGCAACGCGCGCCTCGCCGCACGGCCCCACCGCCCCGCACATGCGCACAGCGCTCTATGGCTCCAAGATGGCCGACACGGCGCCCGGCGGTTCCGGCACG CGGTCGGGCAGCAAGCACACGACCACGCCAGCAGATAACTACTACCTGGCCCGAAGGAGGACACTGCAGGTGGTGGTCAGCTCCTTGCTCACTGAAGCCGGCTTTGAGAGCGCTGAGAAGGCTGCGGTGGAAACACTGACAGAGATGTTACAGAGCT ataTTTCTGAAATTGGAAGGAGTGCAAAGTCCTACTGTGAGCATACAGCCCGAACACAGCCCACGCTGTCTGACATAGTTGTTACTTTAGTGGAGATGG ggTTCAATGTTGAAACACTTCCTGCATATGCAAAGCGCTCCCAGAGGATGGTGATCACTGCCC CTCCTGTGACAAATCAGCCCGTGACTCCCAAAGCCCTGACAGCTGGACAGAACAAGCCACATCCATCCCACATCCCTGGCTATTTCCCTGAGTTTCCAGATCCTCACACCTACATCAAGACACCA ACGTACCGAGAGCCAGTGTCCGATTATCAAGTCCTACGGGAAAAGGCAGCATCTCAGAGGCGTGACGTGGAAAGAGCTCTCACCCGCTTCATGGCTAAGACAGGAGAAACACAGAGTCTCTTCAAAGATGATGTTAGCACATTCCCAT TGATTGCTGCCAGGCCATTCACCGTACCCTACCTGACGGCTCTTCTCCCCTCGGAGCTGGAAATGCAGCAAATGGAAGAAACAGATTCATCCGAGCAAGACGACCAGACAGACACAGAGAACCTGCCCTTGCATATGAGCACG GATGATTCAGGACCTGAAAAAGAGAATTCTTCAGTATTACAGCAGAACACCTCCTTGTCTGGCAGCCGGAATGGGGAGGAGAATATGATAGACAATCCTTATCTCCGGCCAGTGAAAAAGCCCAAGATCCgcagaaagaaatga
- the PIFO gene encoding protein pitchfork, producing MFAEWQRRASQRRISFRLLNDQELFPPDHAPAKIAIQPEASTEIPTLGPGCYPSQEEMCLRYSFGIRPLSVKGYVIGARTARRFIPEPRTVTPAPGTYQPFWTTERKHQPNYAPFLSKTTRFPDKPQNKEFFPGPGTYNADKRLHKNITWPMKFGAPDWSLVPMPSRRMLRTEVQKLIADREFIKHRNRVAYLSLYES from the exons ATGTTTGCAGAGTGGCAGCGCAGAG CTTCACAGAGGCGCATTTCGTTTCGGTTACTCAACGATCAGGAACTCTTCCCTCCCGACCATGCTCCAGCCAAGATCGCAATCCAGCCAGAAGCCAGCACAGAAATCCCCACCCTAGGACCAGGCTGTTACCCGAGTCAGGAG GAAATGTGCCTCAGATACTCTTTTGGAATAAGGCCACTGAGTGTGAAAGGCTACGTGATAGGAGCCAGAACAGCACGGAGATTCATACCAGAGCCACGG aCTGTGACTCCTGCACCAGGAACATACCAGCCATTCTGGactacagagagaaaacaccAGCCTAACTATGCTCCATTTTTATCTAAGACAACACGATTTCCTGACAAGCCTCAGAATAAAGAATTTTTCCCTGG aCCTGGAACTTACAATGCAGACAAGCGATTACACAAAAACATCACTTGGCCAATGAAGTTTGGAGCTCCAGATTGGTCATTAGTGCCAATGCCATCAAGGAGGATGCTAAGAACAGAGGTTCAGAAG ctgattGCGGACAGAGAATTCATAAAGCATCGGAACCGTGTGGCCTACCTGAGTTTATATGAGAGCTGA